A window of bacterium genomic DNA:
GGAGAATCTGGATGCGGCCATAGGCGGCGTTTACGTTTTTGAGTTCCAGAAGAGGCATGGCGTTAATGTCCGAAATAGGCTTCGATGACTTTTTCGTTCTTCTGTATCTCTTCGGGCACCCCTTCGGCGATTTTTTCGCCGTAGTCCATCACGAATATCTTCTCGCAGTGATTCATGATGACGTTCATGTCGTGCTCGACGATCAGTACGGTCTTGCCCTGCTCCTGAATCTCGTGAATCCGATCGAGGAGATCGTTCAAAAGCGTCCGGTTGACGCCAGCGGCCGGCTCATCGAGCAGGATCAGATCGGGATCAGTCATGAGGGCCCGGGCGAATTCCAGCAGTTTCTGCTGGCCGTAGGAAAGATTGCCCCCGTACTCGCCGCGCAGTTTCGTGAGAGTGACGAAATCCAGCAGCTCCTCCGCGCGCTTTCGCGCCACCCGCTCCGGAACCCGCATGTCAGAGACCGATAGCATGTTTTCGAACACCGTCATCTCGCGATAGATCCGCGTAATCTGGAAGGTCCGGCTGATGCCCTTGCGAAAGATCTGGTAGGGCTTCAGGCTGATGATATTCTCCCCTTTGTAGATGACGGTTCCGCTGTCGGCGGGGATGATGCCGGTCAGGAGGTTGAACGTGGTCGTCTTCCCGGAGCCGTTCGGTCCGATCAGGCCGGATATCTTGCCCGCGGGCACCTGAAAGCTGCACCCATCCACCGCATGGATCCCCCCGAAATGCTTGTAGAGATTCTGCACGTCGAGCGCGATGTCGTTTTGATGGGCCGTTGTATTCATCATCTGCAACCTCGCTCTAGTGGACCATTCCCTTGCGCGCCCAGCCCCGATCAATGAAAAAGCCCATCAAGCCCCGCGGCATGAAGCGCGCGACCGCGATGATGAACAACCCATAGGCGATGAGGTGGGCGGTCGGGAAGTTGATCCAGGTCAGCTCCTGCACGATATACAGGATCACGGCGCCGATGATCGGTCCGATGACCGTTCCCTTTCCCCCCACCATCGCCATCAGCTTCATGGCGATGGTGATCTGGATGAAGAAATCCTGATCCGGATCGACGTAAAGCGTCTTGTAGGCCTGAATGCCGCCCGCAAACGCGGGAAAGATGGCCGAGAGCACCAGGGCCGAAATTTTGTAGTACGTCGTGTTGATCCCGAGGGAGCTGGCCGCCACCTCATCCTCCCGGATGGCGTTCAGCCGGATGCCATAGCGGGAGTGCCCCACCCAATAAGAAACCAGGATAGTAATGACCATCACGATAAGCATCGCGTAGTACGTCTCGAAGGAGCTGTCGACATTCGGCATGCTGATCCCGTCGCCGCCGTGAGTCAGGCTGTCCCACACCGTCACGATGACGCGCGTTCCCTCGGCCGCGCCGAGCATGGCGATCGCGAAGTAGGGACCCTTCAGCCGAAGGACGGGAAACCCGATGGCGATGGCGAGGAGGATGGCGATGGCCGCGCCCACGAACAGGGTAGGCACCCAGTGCCAACTGTAATCGGTCACCAGGATGGCCACAGCATAGGACCCGATGCCATAGAACACCACGTGGCCGAAGGAAACGTAGCCGGTATAACCGCTGATGATGTTCCAGCTCAGCGAGAGCACCACATACATCATGGTGAACATGGCCACGGAGCGTAGATAAAGGGGAAGATGAACCGGGAGAAAAAACAGCACAGCGGCACACACGCCCAGAAAAATAAGGTTTCTCACATCCTCGTGCCGGCTCATACTTTTTCTCCTAGCCTTCTTTCGCGCCCAGCAGACCGCGCGGCCGGATGAGAAGGACAAACACCATCAGCCCGTAGGCGGCGATTTCGACCATGGCCGTTCCGTTCGGGACCATGAACGAAATCAGGCTCTCCATCACCGCGAGCATCAGGCCGCCGATGAGGGCCCCGATATAGTGGCCGCGCCCGCCCAGAACGATGATGGCGAAAGCCTGAAGCGTGTAGAAAATTCCCGTTTCAGGATTGAAGCCGAACTGGATGGAGATCAGCGCGCCGCCCGCCGCGGCGAGCGCCGCCCCCAGCCCGGAAGTAATCAGAAAGATTCCGTATATGTTGATCCCGCAAACCAGCGCCACGTCCCTGTTCTGGGCGGTGGCGCGGATGGCCTTGCCCAGGCGGTGAAATTTCAAAAACAGGAACACGCCGATCGAGATCACCGCCGCCATGGAAAAACTGATGACCTTGTTCAT
This region includes:
- a CDS encoding ABC transporter ATP-binding protein; protein product: MMNTTAHQNDIALDVQNLYKHFGGIHAVDGCSFQVPAGKISGLIGPNGSGKTTTFNLLTGIIPADSGTVIYKGENIISLKPYQIFRKGISRTFQITRIYREMTVFENMLSVSDMRVPERVARKRAEELLDFVTLTKLRGEYGGNLSYGQQKLLEFARALMTDPDLILLDEPAAGVNRTLLNDLLDRIHEIQEQGKTVLIVEHDMNVIMNHCEKIFVMDYGEKIAEGVPEEIQKNEKVIEAYFGH
- a CDS encoding branched-chain amino acid ABC transporter permease, which gives rise to MSRHEDVRNLIFLGVCAAVLFFLPVHLPLYLRSVAMFTMMYVVLSLSWNIISGYTGYVSFGHVVFYGIGSYAVAILVTDYSWHWVPTLFVGAAIAILLAIAIGFPVLRLKGPYFAIAMLGAAEGTRVIVTVWDSLTHGGDGISMPNVDSSFETYYAMLIVMVITILVSYWVGHSRYGIRLNAIREDEVAASSLGINTTYYKISALVLSAIFPAFAGGIQAYKTLYVDPDQDFFIQITIAMKLMAMVGGKGTVIGPIIGAVILYIVQELTWINFPTAHLIAYGLFIIAVARFMPRGLMGFFIDRGWARKGMVH